In Longimicrobiales bacterium, a single window of DNA contains:
- a CDS encoding P1 family peptidase, with the protein MPAQLVDGLRIGHATDVAARTGCTVLLGPFRGAVSVRGLATGTRELDALSPTHLVPGIDAVLLTGGSAFGLAAADGVMRWLERAGVGFDVGVARVPIVPAAVIFDLGAGSATRRPDAALGEAACDDARAADVAEGAVGAGTGATVGKLLGPERASAGGLGIHTEHSTSGSISAVAVVNALGDVRGADGRIIAGARDASGAFADAEALLRNGALSGGRFGASAGTNTTLAAVVLDAPLTRAALQTVAHIAANALARRITPVNTPFDGDVVFALTTAPDTRELAPADLLSLGVRAGHALEQAIERGVAR; encoded by the coding sequence ATGCCCGCACAGCTCGTTGACGGCCTGCGCATCGGCCATGCGACCGACGTTGCAGCGCGCACGGGGTGCACGGTGCTGCTCGGGCCGTTCCGCGGAGCAGTCAGCGTCCGCGGCCTCGCGACCGGCACGCGGGAGCTGGACGCACTTTCCCCCACCCACCTGGTCCCCGGCATCGATGCGGTTCTGCTCACGGGTGGATCCGCATTCGGACTCGCAGCGGCCGACGGCGTGATGCGGTGGCTCGAACGCGCGGGCGTGGGCTTCGACGTGGGCGTCGCGCGTGTGCCGATCGTGCCGGCGGCGGTCATTTTCGATCTCGGGGCCGGCAGCGCAACGCGACGCCCGGACGCGGCGCTGGGGGAGGCCGCGTGCGACGACGCGCGCGCGGCCGACGTCGCCGAGGGCGCAGTGGGGGCGGGCACCGGCGCTACTGTCGGAAAGCTGCTCGGCCCGGAGCGGGCGTCCGCGGGCGGGCTCGGCATTCATACGGAGCACTCGACGAGCGGCAGCATCAGCGCAGTCGCCGTAGTGAACGCACTCGGGGACGTGCGCGGCGCCGACGGTCGCATCATCGCCGGTGCACGCGATGCGAGTGGCGCGTTCGCGGACGCCGAGGCACTGCTGCGCAACGGCGCTCTCAGCGGTGGACGGTTCGGCGCATCAGCGGGAACGAATACGACGCTGGCCGCGGTCGTGCTCGATGCGCCGCTCACGCGCGCGGCACTGCAGACGGTTGCGCACATCGCGGCCAATGCGCTCGCCCGACGCATCACGCCGGTGAACACCCCGTTCGACGGCGATGTCGTCTTTGCTCTCACCACTGCGCCGGATACGCGCGAGCTTGCGCCGGCTGACCTTCTGTCGCTCGGCGTGCGTGCCGGTCACGCGCTGGAGCAGGCAATCGAGCGCGGAGTTGCTCGCTGA
- a CDS encoding gamma-glutamyl-gamma-aminobutyrate hydrolase family protein produces MNGPAGHSAPRVALTTTCIDEGGTYQRPAVAIYESYINALEAVGLATVLITPAHSPQAVRALMNACAGLVLSGGEDVDPARYGAEPSPALGSVNRRRDEVEFNALEYALQQQMPVLGICRGAQVINVAMGGTLFQDLATERPGPVLHQQREDWGQRTHCASVVTGSRLHEIVQNEELFINSYHHQAIRDVAPGLSVVARAEDGMVEAVEGRDQPWLVGVQWHPERYEASTPGNDPDRLLFQAFAEVLHGAVAGSEAATGRGFAS; encoded by the coding sequence ATGAACGGACCTGCAGGACACAGCGCTCCCCGTGTTGCCCTGACCACCACGTGCATCGATGAGGGCGGCACGTATCAGCGGCCCGCCGTCGCCATATACGAGTCCTACATCAATGCGCTCGAGGCAGTCGGCCTCGCCACCGTACTGATCACACCGGCGCATTCGCCGCAGGCGGTGCGTGCACTGATGAACGCATGCGCCGGCCTCGTGCTGAGTGGCGGCGAGGACGTGGATCCGGCGCGCTACGGAGCGGAGCCAAGCCCGGCGCTCGGCAGTGTCAACCGCCGCCGTGATGAGGTCGAGTTCAACGCGCTGGAATACGCACTGCAGCAGCAGATGCCGGTGCTCGGCATCTGTCGGGGTGCGCAGGTGATCAACGTCGCCATGGGCGGCACGCTCTTCCAGGACCTGGCAACGGAGCGTCCCGGCCCCGTGCTGCATCAGCAGCGCGAAGACTGGGGACAGCGCACGCACTGCGCGAGCGTGGTCACGGGCTCACGACTGCACGAGATCGTCCAGAACGAAGAGCTGTTCATCAACTCCTACCACCACCAGGCGATCCGCGACGTCGCGCCGGGGCTGTCCGTCGTTGCGCGTGCGGAGGACGGGATGGTCGAGGCGGTGGAGGGGCGCGATCAGCCGTGGCTGGTGGGGGTGCAGTGGCATCCCGAACGCTATGAGGCCTCGACCCCCGGCAATGATCCCGACCGTCTGCTGTTCCAGGCGTTTGCGGAGGTTCTGCACGGCGCCGTCGCGGGAAGCGAGGCCGCGACCGGGAGAGGGTTCGCTTCCTGA